The Bacillus vallismortis genome window below encodes:
- the fabD gene encoding ACP S-malonyltransferase, translating into MITYVFPGQGSQQKGMGQGLFEQYRHLTDQADEILGYSIEKLCTEKSYLDVNHTEYTQPALYVVNALSYLKRLEETGRKPDFATGHSLGEYNALFAAGAFDFGTGLRLVKKRGELMGRITGGGMAAVIGLNKEQVTAVLEEHRLYDIDVANENTPRQIVISGQKKEIEKAGTVFENTKDVKLFHPLNVSGAFHSRYMNEAKQEFKQFIDSFLFAPLSVPVISNVYAEPYQQDRIKETLSEQMVSTVKWTDSIRFLMGRGEMEFEEIGPGTVLTGLIQRIKNEAEPLTHAPEKNLASRHTFSAHSKEQAEAAGHRPQVQAGITAESLGSAEFKQDYQLTYAYLAGGMYRGIASKEMVVKLSKAGMMGFFGTGGLSLNEVEEAILTIQEELGEGQAYGINLVHNMKHTESEEKMINLLLKHQVRNVEASAFLSVTPALVRYRAKGVKRNSNGDVICSNRLIAKISRPEVAESFLSPAPENMLQKLLEENKITVNEAELLRNIPMADDICVEADSGGHTDGGVAYSLMPAMTSLRDEMMKKYQYPKKIRVGAAGGIGTPDAAVAAFMLGADFIVTGSINQCTVEAATSDKVKDLLQQMNVQDTAYAPAGDMFESGSKVQVLKKGVFFPARASKLYELYQRYGSIRELDAKTLTQLEEKYFKRSIEDIYKDMTLHYPEVEIEKAEQNPKHKMALIFRWYFRYSSNLAISGSEHSKVDYQIHCGPALGAFNQWTKGSELENWRNRHVDEIGKTLMTETAALLHERMQSMYQPSF; encoded by the coding sequence ATGATTACATATGTTTTTCCAGGACAAGGATCCCAGCAAAAGGGAATGGGACAAGGACTATTTGAACAATATCGGCATTTGACTGATCAAGCAGATGAAATTTTGGGCTATTCAATAGAAAAGCTCTGTACCGAAAAATCCTATTTGGATGTAAACCATACTGAATACACGCAGCCGGCTTTGTACGTCGTCAATGCACTCAGTTATTTGAAGAGACTGGAGGAAACCGGCAGAAAACCTGATTTTGCGACAGGACATAGCTTAGGAGAATACAATGCGTTGTTTGCAGCGGGGGCCTTTGATTTTGGAACCGGATTAAGACTTGTCAAAAAAAGAGGCGAACTGATGGGACGAATTACAGGAGGCGGAATGGCTGCTGTGATCGGGCTGAATAAGGAACAAGTTACAGCCGTTTTAGAAGAGCACCGTCTCTATGACATTGATGTGGCAAATGAAAATACGCCTCGGCAGATTGTGATCTCCGGCCAAAAAAAAGAGATTGAAAAAGCCGGAACGGTTTTTGAAAACACCAAGGATGTAAAGCTATTTCACCCTTTAAACGTAAGCGGAGCTTTTCATTCCAGATATATGAATGAAGCAAAACAGGAATTTAAGCAATTTATTGACTCATTCCTTTTTGCGCCTTTATCTGTCCCTGTTATCTCCAATGTCTATGCAGAGCCCTATCAACAGGACAGGATAAAAGAGACATTATCTGAACAAATGGTCAGCACAGTGAAATGGACGGACAGCATACGTTTTCTGATGGGAAGAGGAGAAATGGAGTTTGAAGAGATCGGGCCTGGAACTGTTTTAACCGGCCTCATCCAGCGGATTAAAAATGAAGCAGAACCGTTAACACATGCACCCGAAAAGAACCTTGCTTCCCGTCATACGTTCAGTGCGCATTCAAAGGAACAAGCAGAAGCGGCTGGACATCGACCTCAAGTTCAAGCTGGAATTACGGCAGAATCTTTAGGAAGTGCTGAGTTTAAACAGGATTATCAACTTACATATGCTTATCTTGCAGGAGGAATGTACCGCGGCATTGCTTCGAAAGAAATGGTAGTAAAGCTGTCAAAAGCAGGAATGATGGGGTTCTTTGGTACAGGCGGCCTGAGTCTGAATGAGGTTGAAGAGGCGATCCTCACTATTCAAGAAGAATTAGGGGAAGGACAAGCCTACGGCATCAATCTCGTCCATAATATGAAACATACTGAATCAGAAGAAAAAATGATTAACCTTTTATTGAAGCATCAAGTGAGAAATGTGGAAGCTTCAGCATTTTTAAGTGTCACTCCCGCATTAGTAAGGTATCGCGCAAAAGGAGTAAAACGAAACTCTAATGGCGACGTCATTTGCTCAAATCGTCTCATTGCGAAAATATCGCGGCCGGAAGTTGCCGAATCATTTCTGAGTCCTGCGCCTGAGAATATGCTGCAAAAGCTTTTAGAAGAAAATAAAATCACAGTGAATGAAGCTGAGTTGTTGCGTAACATTCCGATGGCTGATGATATTTGTGTGGAAGCTGATTCAGGCGGCCATACAGATGGAGGTGTGGCATACAGCCTGATGCCGGCGATGACGTCATTAAGAGATGAAATGATGAAAAAATATCAATATCCGAAAAAAATTAGAGTTGGTGCAGCTGGAGGAATTGGAACGCCTGATGCAGCGGTGGCAGCTTTTATGCTTGGTGCTGATTTTATTGTAACAGGCTCAATCAATCAATGTACGGTTGAGGCGGCGACAAGTGATAAAGTAAAGGATTTGCTTCAACAGATGAATGTACAAGATACAGCTTACGCGCCTGCGGGTGATATGTTTGAATCGGGCAGCAAAGTGCAAGTGCTGAAAAAAGGCGTGTTCTTTCCGGCGCGGGCAAGCAAGTTATATGAACTGTACCAGCGATACGGGTCAATACGTGAGCTGGATGCAAAGACGTTGACTCAGCTGGAGGAGAAATACTTCAAACGCAGTATAGAAGACATCTATAAAGATATGACATTGCATTATCCCGAGGTAGAAATTGAGAAGGCTGAACAAAATCCGAAGCATAAAATGGCTTTGATTTTCCGATGGTACTTCAGATACAGCTCCAACTTGGCAATCAGCGGAAGCGAACATTCGAAGGTCGATTATCAAATTCACTGCGGTCCGGCGCTGGGAGCCTTTAATCAATGGACCAAAGGTTCTGAATTAGAAAACTGGCGCAATCGCCATGTGGATGAGATCGGAAAAACATTAATGACAGAAACGGCAGCATTGCTTCATGAAAGGATGCAATCAATGTATCAACCTTCGTTTTAA
- a CDS encoding acyl carrier protein codes for MDKQRIFEVLVTNICEVLPELDGHRFEPEDQLVELGADSVDRAEIITMVLEDLSLKIPRIELSGVKNIGELAEVLYDKVQTV; via the coding sequence ATGGATAAACAGAGAATCTTTGAAGTGTTAGTCACCAATATTTGCGAGGTGCTTCCTGAATTAGACGGACACAGATTCGAGCCTGAAGATCAGTTAGTTGAGTTAGGAGCTGATTCTGTAGACAGAGCTGAAATTATCACAATGGTGCTAGAGGATTTATCATTAAAAATTCCCCGCATTGAGCTGTCTGGGGTGAAAAACATCGGCGAGTTGGCTGAGGTGCTTTATGACAAAGTGCAAACTGTCTGA
- a CDS encoding beta-ketoacyl synthase N-terminal-like domain-containing protein, translating to MTKCKLSEVVVTGVGVTAAIGQGKEAFASSLLSGRHAFDVMKRSGRQKDSRFIGAEIATLSYPDRLSKKLLRKASFSSRAALVTLSEAWEEAELNEVDSARIGLVVGGSNFQQRETLQLYESYQDRSGFISPAYGLSFMDSDLCGLCTDQFGITGLAYTAGGASASGQLAVIHAIQQVLSGEVDICIALGALMDLSYMECEALRALGAMGTDKFAEAPEKACRPFDQNRDGFIYGESCGALVIERKETAVRRGVKPYAALSGWSIKLDGNRNPDPSLEGEIHVIQEALERAGLSPEDIDYINPHGTGSFIGDEIELKALHACGLSHAYINATKSIIGHGLSAAGIVEVISVLLQMRKSALHPSRNLDHPIDDSFHWVNEKSISYRIKNALSLSMGFGGMNTAVCIQNIEKCGGES from the coding sequence ATGACAAAGTGCAAACTGTCTGAGGTGGTGGTGACCGGTGTAGGCGTAACGGCTGCTATCGGTCAAGGGAAAGAGGCCTTTGCTTCTTCGCTGCTGTCCGGCAGGCATGCCTTTGATGTTATGAAGCGTTCGGGCAGACAAAAAGACAGCCGGTTTATTGGAGCTGAAATTGCGACATTGTCTTATCCCGACCGGCTTTCTAAAAAATTATTAAGAAAAGCGTCATTTTCCAGCCGTGCTGCATTGGTGACTCTCTCAGAGGCTTGGGAGGAAGCTGAATTAAACGAAGTCGATTCCGCACGTATCGGACTGGTAGTCGGTGGATCAAATTTTCAGCAGAGAGAAACCTTACAGCTTTATGAAAGTTATCAAGATCGCTCTGGTTTTATTTCGCCTGCGTATGGCTTGTCTTTCATGGATAGCGACCTTTGCGGATTATGCACAGATCAGTTTGGCATTACAGGCTTAGCTTATACCGCGGGAGGAGCCTCGGCCAGCGGCCAGTTAGCAGTGATTCATGCGATTCAGCAAGTCTTGTCAGGCGAGGTAGATATTTGCATAGCGCTTGGTGCATTAATGGACCTTTCTTATATGGAATGCGAGGCGCTTAGGGCTTTAGGCGCTATGGGAACGGACAAATTTGCGGAGGCGCCTGAAAAAGCGTGCCGGCCCTTCGATCAGAACAGAGACGGGTTTATTTATGGAGAATCGTGCGGCGCATTGGTGATAGAACGAAAGGAGACCGCTGTCCGCCGAGGTGTCAAGCCTTATGCAGCGTTGTCTGGATGGTCAATCAAACTAGACGGGAACCGGAATCCCGATCCTTCTTTAGAAGGGGAGATTCATGTCATCCAGGAGGCGCTGGAGCGTGCCGGCCTTTCACCAGAAGACATTGATTATATTAATCCCCATGGCACAGGTTCTTTTATTGGAGATGAAATTGAATTAAAGGCGTTGCATGCGTGCGGGCTTTCCCACGCTTATATTAACGCAACAAAATCGATAATCGGGCACGGCCTCAGCGCCGCAGGCATTGTAGAGGTGATTTCTGTTTTGCTGCAAATGAGAAAATCTGCCCTGCATCCGAGCCGGAATTTGGATCATCCAATTGATGATTCTTTTCATTGGGTAAATGAGAAATCGATTTCATACCGCATCAAAAATGCGCTGAGCTTAAGCATGGGGTTTGGCGGAATGAACACCGCGGTTTGTATACAAAACATTGAGAAATGTGGAGGCGAATCATAA
- the pksG gene encoding polyketide biosynthesis 3-hydroxy-3-methylglutaryl-ACP synthase PksG: MVSAGIEAMNVFGGTAYLDVMELAKYRHLDTARFENLLMKEKAVALPYEDPVTFGVNAAKPIIDALSEAEKDRIELLITCSESGIDFGKSLSTYIHEYLGLNRNCRLFEIKQACYSGTAGFQMAVNFILSQTSPGAKALVIASDISRFLIAEGGDALSEDWSYAEPSAGAGAVAILVGENPEVFQIDPGANGYYGYEVMDTCRPIPDSEAGDSDLSLMSYLDCCEQTFLEYQKRVSGASYQDTFQYLAYHTPFGGMVKGAHRTMMRKVAKAKTAEIEPDFLNRVKPGLNYCQRVGNIMGAALFLALASTIDQGRFDSPKRIGCFSYGSGCCSEFYSGITTPQGQERQRSFGIEKHLDRRYQLSMEEYELLFKGNGMVRFGTRNVKLDVEMIPGIMQFTQEKPRLFLEEISEFHRKYRWIS, translated from the coding sequence ATGGTTTCAGCCGGAATAGAAGCGATGAATGTCTTTGGCGGGACGGCATACCTTGATGTCATGGAACTTGCCAAATATAGACACTTAGATACTGCCAGATTTGAAAACTTATTAATGAAAGAAAAAGCGGTAGCGCTGCCTTATGAAGATCCTGTGACCTTTGGAGTCAATGCAGCTAAGCCGATTATTGATGCTTTATCCGAAGCCGAGAAGGACCGGATTGAATTGCTGATCACTTGTTCTGAATCCGGGATCGACTTTGGGAAATCGTTAAGTACATATATCCATGAATATTTAGGCCTGAACCGCAATTGCCGTTTGTTTGAGATTAAACAGGCATGTTATTCAGGAACTGCAGGATTTCAGATGGCGGTCAATTTTATATTATCCCAGACGTCTCCGGGTGCCAAAGCACTAGTTATCGCCAGTGATATTTCACGTTTCTTAATCGCCGAGGGCGGAGACGCTTTAAGTGAAGACTGGTCTTATGCTGAACCGAGCGCCGGAGCGGGAGCGGTGGCCATTTTAGTAGGCGAAAATCCCGAGGTGTTTCAAATAGATCCCGGAGCAAATGGCTATTACGGCTATGAAGTGATGGATACGTGCCGTCCTATTCCCGATAGTGAAGCGGGAGATTCTGACCTGTCTTTAATGTCATATCTGGATTGCTGCGAACAAACATTTCTGGAATACCAAAAACGTGTGTCTGGTGCAAGTTATCAGGACACGTTTCAATACCTTGCTTATCATACACCCTTTGGCGGGATGGTGAAAGGTGCGCACCGAACAATGATGCGTAAGGTCGCGAAGGCGAAAACAGCTGAGATTGAACCGGATTTTTTAAATCGGGTTAAGCCAGGTTTAAACTATTGCCAACGGGTTGGAAATATTATGGGAGCTGCCTTGTTTCTGGCGTTGGCCAGCACGATAGACCAAGGGCGGTTTGATTCGCCTAAACGAATCGGCTGTTTTTCCTACGGATCAGGCTGCTGTTCTGAATTTTACAGCGGTATTACAACTCCGCAAGGCCAGGAACGCCAGCGCTCATTTGGCATTGAGAAGCATTTAGATCGCCGATATCAGCTCTCAATGGAAGAGTATGAGCTGCTGTTTAAGGGGAACGGGATGGTGCGGTTCGGAACGCGCAATGTAAAGCTGGATGTTGAGATGATACCGGGCATCATGCAGTTTACTCAAGAGAAGCCGCGCTTATTTTTAGAAGAAATTTCTGAGTTTCATCGGAAGTACAGGTGGATCTCGTGA
- a CDS encoding enoyl-CoA hydratase/isomerase → MDLVTYQTIKVRIQESVCYITFHRPEANNTINDTLIEECLQVLHQCETSSVTVVVLEGLPEVFCFGADFQEMYQEMKSGRKQASSQEPLYDLWLKLQTGPYVTISHVRGKVNAGGLGFVSATDIAIADETASFSLSELLFGLYPACVLPFLIRRIGWQKAHYMTLMTKPISVQKASEWGLIDAFDVQSEVLLRKHLLRLRRLNKKGITRYKQFISSLDHQVSRSKSIALTANQDMFSDLQNQMGIIRYVETGQFPWEEQ, encoded by the coding sequence GTGGATCTCGTGACCTATCAAACGATAAAGGTCCGCATTCAAGAGTCGGTTTGCTATATCACCTTTCACCGTCCTGAAGCGAATAATACGATTAATGACACACTCATAGAAGAATGTTTGCAAGTGTTACACCAATGTGAAACATCATCGGTTACGGTTGTTGTGTTAGAAGGGCTTCCCGAAGTATTTTGCTTCGGGGCGGATTTTCAAGAAATGTATCAGGAAATGAAAAGCGGCAGGAAACAGGCAAGCTCCCAAGAGCCTCTCTATGATTTGTGGCTGAAATTGCAGACAGGCCCTTATGTCACGATTTCGCATGTCAGGGGAAAAGTGAATGCCGGCGGCCTTGGTTTCGTATCTGCCACAGATATTGCCATAGCTGATGAAACGGCGTCATTCAGTCTCTCTGAGCTGTTATTCGGTCTGTACCCGGCTTGTGTTTTACCGTTTCTGATCCGCCGGATCGGCTGGCAGAAAGCACATTATATGACGCTAATGACAAAGCCGATTTCCGTACAGAAAGCCAGTGAATGGGGGTTAATAGATGCCTTTGATGTTCAAAGTGAGGTGCTGCTGAGAAAGCACTTATTGCGTTTGCGGAGGCTGAATAAAAAGGGGATCACCCGTTATAAACAGTTTATCAGCTCACTTGATCATCAAGTCAGCCGTTCGAAATCCATCGCTTTAACTGCAAATCAAGACATGTTTTCTGATCTTCAAAACCAGATGGGAATCATCAGGTATGTTGAAACAGGGCAATTCCCATGGGAGGAACAGTAA
- a CDS encoding polyketide synthase gives MTHSVVELIEVEPAIIQVKMHDRTHKNAFSQELTDGLIQAFEFIRKKPNYKAVILTGYDNYFASGGTQEGLLRIQQGLTKFTDDNLYSLALDCEIPVIAAMQGHGIGGGFVMGLFADIVILARESVYTANFMKYGFTPGMGATFIVPKKLGFSLAQEILMNAGSYRGADLEKRGVPFKVLPRAEVLDYAVELAHEFAEKPRNSLITLKDHLVAPLRQQLPHVIEQELMMHEKTFHHEEVKMRIKGLYGN, from the coding sequence ATGACGCATTCTGTTGTAGAGCTCATCGAAGTTGAGCCTGCTATTATTCAGGTAAAAATGCATGACCGCACTCATAAAAACGCATTTTCACAAGAACTTACAGACGGTTTAATTCAAGCGTTTGAATTCATTCGGAAGAAACCCAATTATAAAGCAGTCATTTTGACAGGGTATGATAACTATTTTGCTTCAGGAGGAACGCAAGAAGGGCTGCTTCGAATTCAGCAGGGATTGACCAAGTTCACGGATGACAATCTTTATTCGCTGGCGCTGGATTGCGAGATTCCAGTCATCGCGGCAATGCAGGGACACGGAATTGGAGGCGGCTTTGTCATGGGGCTTTTTGCTGACATTGTCATTCTGGCCAGAGAGAGTGTGTATACGGCTAATTTTATGAAATACGGATTTACGCCTGGAATGGGCGCTACCTTTATCGTTCCTAAAAAACTGGGGTTCAGCCTGGCTCAGGAAATACTAATGAATGCGGGCAGCTACCGCGGAGCTGATCTCGAAAAAAGAGGGGTTCCCTTTAAAGTCCTGCCTCGTGCGGAAGTATTAGATTATGCGGTGGAACTGGCGCATGAATTCGCGGAAAAGCCGAGAAACTCATTGATTACATTAAAAGACCATTTGGTTGCCCCGCTTCGTCAGCAGCTGCCTCACGTCATAGAACAGGAATTGATGATGCACGAGAAAACATTTCATCATGAGGAAGTCAAAATGAGAATCAAAGGTTTGTATGGAAATTAA